A single window of Mangifera indica cultivar Alphonso chromosome 18, CATAS_Mindica_2.1, whole genome shotgun sequence DNA harbors:
- the LOC123201769 gene encoding calcium-dependent protein kinase 9-like: MSLQEMFIAIVGSAYYVAPEVLRRRYGKEADVWSAGVTLYILLSGVPPFWAETEKGIFDAILQGETDFESKPWPNISSSAKDLVRRMLTADPKKRITSAEVLEHPWIREGGNASDKPIDVQSFLG; this comes from the exons ATGTCTTTGCAGGAAATGTTTATCGCGATAGTAGGAAGTGCTTACTATGTTGCCCCTGAAGTTCTACGTAGGAGATATGGGAAAGAAGCAGACGTTTGGAGTGCTGGAGTTACGTTGTACATTTTGCTCAGTGGTGTCCCTCCATTTTGGGCag AAACAGAGAAGGGGATATTTGATGCTATATTGCAAGGCGAAACTGACTTCGAAAGTAAACCATGGCCAAATATATCAAGCAGTGCTAAGGACTTGGTACGTAGGATGCTTACAGCAGACCCAAAAAAGCGAATTACTTCTGCTGAAGTTCTAG AGCACCCATGGATTAGAGAAGGTGGAAATGCATCAGACAAGCCAATAGATGTGCAGTCCTTTCTAGGATGA